In Plasmodium coatneyi strain Hackeri chromosome 5, complete sequence, a genomic segment contains:
- a CDS encoding Phospholipase, with amino-acid sequence MVDNESRDGEICLRGATRLDGKPTLGAFFNKDGLLLRSYGWIVRNAVGLIVLIHGLNSHTRFSFLRHNVEIVNNDKAILKDGNNFYVYKDSWVEHFNKHGYSVFGLDLQGHGLSDGWDNLKANVKEFDDFAYDVMQYIRNIQDSINDSNVGDPRKGEDGSLPFREDQICGRKTLPTYVVGISMGGSIALRMLQILGKSHNRREGTGLYINGCISISPMITAKKLPSRNSFLFQYVYLPLSKCIADWFPTVRLISKYPYKKYPYVKYIIKYDKIRSKEAITCRLGYELLKAIGTLDNDIEHMPKDIPVLIIHSKEDILCCYDGSLSFYNRLDVNNKEMHTLEDMEHTVVQEPGNEKVLKKIVDWIMGLPSSKVGSTSKGN; translated from the coding sequence ATGGTTGATAATGAATCGCGCGATGGAGAAATATGCTTGAGAGGGGCCACTAGATTAGACGGCAAACCAACACTTGGTGCTTTCTTTAATAAGGATGGGTTGTTATTACGATCATACGGATGGATAGTAAGGAATGCGGTAGGCCTCATTGTATTAATCCATGGATTAAATTCACACACGaggttttcatttttgaggCATAACGTTGAAATAGTAAATAACGATAAAGCCATATTAAAAgatggaaataatttttacgttTATAAAGATAGCTGGGTAGAACATTTTAATAAACATGGATATTCCGTTTTTGGATTAGATTTACAAGGTCATGGACTGTCCGACGGGTGGGACAATTTAAAAGCTAACGTAAAAGAGTTTGATGATTTCGCCTATGATGTAATGCAGTATATTAGGAACATTCAGGATAGCATAAATGATTCCAATGTTGGTGATCCACGGAAGGGGGAGGATGGTAGTTTGCCATTTCGGGAGGACCAAatatgtggaaggaagactcTTCCCACTTACGTAGTAGGCATATCCATGGGGGGAAGTATCGCTTTAAGGATGCTACAAATATTAGGGAAGTCGCATAATAGAAGAGAAGGTACGGGATTGTATATCAACGGATGCATATCCATCTCTCCGATGATAACTGCTAAAAAGCTACCATCGAGAAATTCGTTCCTATTTCAGTACGTTTATCTCCCATTGTCCAAGTGCATTGCTGATTGGTTTCCAACGGTGAGACTTATTTCCAAGTATCCATATAAGAAGTATCCGTAtgttaaatatattattaagtATGATAAAATTCGATCTAAGGAGGCAATCACGTGTAGACTTGGCTATGAGCTTTTGAAAGCAATTGGCACCTTAGACAATGACATAGAACACATGCCTAAAGATATCCCTGTGTTGATTATTCATTCTAAGGAGGACATTTTGTGCTGCTATGACGGATCCCTGTCGTTCTATAATCGACTCGATGTGAACAATAAGGAAATGCACACACTGGAGGATATGGAACATACCGTCGTTCAGGAGCccggaaatgaaaaagttttgaaaaaaatcgTAGATTGGATTATGGGTCTGCCGTCGTCAAAAGTGGGCAGCACGTCGAAAGGGAATTGA